GACCCCATGGCTGTGAATGCATATGACTTTTTCAAGGCAGCAAACCTTGACAAACCTAGGGACACAATGAAAAGCAAGGTTGGATCCAATGTCACTTTGATCAATGTCATGCAGTTGCCTGGACTCAACACCCTAGGTATCTCGTTGGCTCGCATTGACTATGCACCATTAGGTCAGAATCCGCCACACACCCACCCACGTGCCATAGAGATTCTCACCGTGCTTGAGGGTACACTCTATGTTGGATTTGTCACCTCCAACACAGACAATGGCAACAAGCTATTCACCAAGGTTCTCAAGAAGGGTGATGTGTTTGTATTCCCCCAAGGGCTCATCCACTTCCAATTCAATCCTAAACATGACAAGCCAGCAGTCGCAATCGCGGCACTAAGTAGCCAGAACCCTGGGGCTATAACTATTGCCAACGCAGTCTTTGGATCAAAGCCACCAATCTCAGATGATGTCTTGGCCAAGGCATTCCAGGTGCAAAAGGGGACAATTGATTGGCTTCAAGCTCAGTTCTGGGAGAACAACCACAACTAAATAAATCATGTTCGGCCATTGTATGAGTTCTGCAATAATTTGTATGGGAATATAGAATTTTTTTGCACTTTACTTACTACTGTATGTTTTTATTATTTCTATGCTACTaatgataataaaataaatggtcAGTATTTCTCTACTATAATTGTAATTGTGTCCGTGTTGTGGCTCTGCCACCATGACTTTAATCAAAAAATTAATGTAATTTATATGACTGCCGGTTATATGGGGTATATATAGTGAGCAGCCAAACGCTTGACCAGATGCAGTACCAAGTTAATGAAGTGTAGATATCATGTAtgcaagcggacagataatcaatttataattttaccactgggaaggtatAACTTTGCATGAATATATAGTATTGATAACTAAAGTTTACATATGAAAGATTTAATCAATATCATACACTCACATGATAAAGATATATATACTCCCTTTCTATATGATTTAGTCATTTTGGACaagtttgggtcaaacattgagaatataaatcatcaataacttttaaatgctgagtttgcaaatgtttcaattatatgaatagatttgtcttgaaaaatactttcataaaagtatacatatatcattttttcctagatatttttataaaaataagaggtctTGTGTTTTGGAGACTGTGTCATTGTCCTAAATGACTTCTAAATCTTATACGacagtgtatatatataaatgataAGTACATATTAAGCATCataatagataaataaataattcaTTTAGAGCCCTCTAATTATAGCAATAGCCATAGTCCAATTAGAATATCAGAAGAATAGTTCCTAAGTTCAGGAGCATTCTTGGCAAGGTTGTCGCTATCAATGTCGAAGCACACGCGGGATGGAGAGTAGTAGTTGATGTCGTTAAAGTCATACTCTGAGCCATTCCTTGAGAGGATCAGAGAGCATGGGCGGCGCCAGGGGTATACCCATGTATTCCATGGAATACCCATGATTTTTGTGACAAACacaaatatatgtatatatacacacaca
This window of the Sorghum bicolor cultivar BTx623 chromosome 7, Sorghum_bicolor_NCBIv3, whole genome shotgun sequence genome carries:
- the LOC8155547 gene encoding germin-like protein 12-2; the encoded protein is MAPATYFLLVSFLALVTSQAIASDPSPLQDFCVADIHSPVKVNGFVCKDPMAVNAYDFFKAANLDKPRDTMKSKVGSNVTLINVMQLPGLNTLGISLARIDYAPLGQNPPHTHPRAIEILTVLEGTLYVGFVTSNTDNGNKLFTKVLKKGDVFVFPQGLIHFQFNPKHDKPAVAIAALSSQNPGAITIANAVFGSKPPISDDVLAKAFQVQKGTIDWLQAQFWENNHN